DNA from Yamadazyma tenuis chromosome 5, complete sequence:
aacttgaagaatattgTTCACCTATACAGTGATATCATTATAATTTACGGGAcgttgttgaaaaagattcCGAACTATGAGGATGTAACTGTCAAGACTGCCAAGTCAAAAAGCCACATCACCGCCTTGGAATCTGAGTTTAACACGATATTTGGACCATACGGTACAGAGcaggtgttgatgaataaTAAATGGCAAACAAAATCTTACGAGGATATCATCAAACCCATGACTTCCAACCTACTAGAAATCGCCCAGGCCACCTTTGATGATGTATATCTGACGCTATACTGTattgacttcttcttcgagAAGTTCGATAACCTCAAGAAGTTGCTGATTCCATTTTTACTAGTACAAACCAAATCAGTGATTAACTCCGTCAAAAAGCTGTTGTATCTTGTAAACTTATCCACAATTGCTGACCACTTGAACtccattgaagatatcaatCCCAGCATATTGAGACAACTCAGAAAGATAGAGAAGATTACCTCTGGTTTCGAAAAGGAATcattggtgttggagaAATGCTTCAAAACGTATGATCCATCTCTTCAGCAATATACCAACATATTACTTGGAAAAgccattttgaaaagagaaaTCAATCCTACAGACTGCCAGATCATCAAGAGACGTAACGTGTGTTTCGAGGCGGCTGAACATGTCATATCCATCCCGTTATCAGAGAACCAACTCGATAGTTCCATGAAGATCTTAAGGAATTATTTCTTGTATGTTGCATTGGCGTTTGCATTACTAATAATCACCGCCATTTATAGATTGTTTCGAGTTCTTTTTGCATAGGTGCCACTATCAAGTGTTACCTTCTTTGTATAATACTTATAGTATAATTACAGCTATACACTTGTAAAAGCAATAGTTACACAAAACCGACAGACAGCGCTTCTGTTCGCGAAAACTCACCGCACTATCAACAATCACCATCTCACTGCTAGACCCTCGAACATCTTTGCATTCCATTTATTTAATTGCAAAATACAAatccaattccttcatCGTGACCTTGTCAGAAAGAGCTATATTCTTCATCTAACCACGTGAATCTGCTAGTGCTATTTCTCTTTCCCAATTTGTTCACCACCCTGTATTGCCCACTATTGGTATAAACTGAAATTCCCGTCTCCCTATGAGTGACAAGCAAATATATTCAGCCACGTATTCCAACGTACCGGTGTTTGAATATGTAACATCTGAAGGGCCCATAATGAGAAGAAAGGCTGATTCTTGGATAAATGCCACTCacattttgaaaattgCCAAATTCCCTaaagcaagaagaactagaaTATTGGAAAAGGACGTACAGACTGGAATCCACGAGAAAGTCCAGGGGGGTTACGGAAAATATCAAGGTACATATATCCCGTTGAATTTAGGAGCTGAATTGGCTAAGACTTTTGGGGTTTACAATGTTTTAAGACCCATCTTTGACTTCACTTACATTGAAGGTAAGACTGCCACTCCTCCTCCTGCCCCTAAACATAACCATGCGTCTGCCTCTAATGTGGCTAATAGAAATAATTCCAACTATGAATTGGCTAGAAAATCAaagtccaccaactccatcaaTGAGCCTCCTAGAAAGAGAGGTAGACCCAAAAGAGTCACGTTAAACCAGCCACCGGCGTTAAAACATAATGATACTACTCCTATAATGGGAGAATCTAACACTGCTAGTTTCAGGAAAGCTGTGCGGCAAGATACAGAGCAAGATGCGTTATCTTTGATGGCTAATCATATGAGCCAGCAAAATAGAATGAACCACCAGAATGTtaaagatgaagacttGGAATTAGTGGATAACACCAGTGATGATATTGAGGATgcaaatgaagatgatgggTTTCTTTCTGGTAAAGAACTATTTGGTACTCCTCGTAATTCgtttgaaagaattgtTAATTTTCATAATAATGTTCACCAGTATCCAAAATCACAATTCCAAGGAATTCCTGCCACTACGAGTCAGGCGAATCCCACGCTTATGGCATCATATTCCCGAATGAATTCACATGATCCTTATGGGTTATCACAGTATCATCACCCACAACAGAATAACCAGTTACGGTCGTTTAAGGATGATCAAATCTATGGCGATTatttcaccaacttgttgaacttctttctCGAAGATAATCAGCTGCAAGGAAACCCAGCACCAACCACCGAGAATACGCCGAATGCCAAAACTGAAAAGAAAACTAAAGATACAGTGATACcgaagaacttgttgaatccTCCTCAGCCGATTT
Protein-coding regions in this window:
- the MBP1 gene encoding transcription factor Mbp1 (EggNog:ENOG503NTY6; COG:K), whose translation is MTYTIGDRKIHLESEGLSEADKVLLSSHSRLFKYCLNNAIYKLLLNLKNIVHLYSDIIIIYGTLLKKIPNYEDVTVKTAKSKSHITALESEFNTIFGPYGTEQVLMNNKWQTKSYEDIIKPMTSNLLEIAQATFDDVYSTLYCIDFFFEKFDNLKKLSIPFLLVQTKSVINSVKKSLYLVNLSTIADHLNSIEDINPSILRQLRKIEKITSGFEKESLVLEKCFKTYDPSLQQYTNILLGKAILKREINPTDCQIIKRRNVCFEAAEHVISIPLSENQLDSSMKILRNYFLYVALADKQIYSATYSNVPVFEYVTSEGPIMRRKADSWINATHILKIAKFPKARRTRILEKDVQTGIHEKVQGGYGKYQGTYIPLNLGAELAKTFGVYNVLRPIFDFTYIEGKTATPPPAPKHNHASASNVANRNNSNYELARKSKSTNSINEPPRKRGRPKRVTLNQPPALKHNDTTPIMGESNTASFRKAVRQDTEQDALSLMANHMSQQNRMNHQNVKDEDLELVDNTSDDIEDANEDDGFLSGKELFGTPRNSFERIVNFHNNVHQYPKSQFQGIPATTSQANPTLMASYSRMNSHDPYGLSQYHHPQQNNQLRSFKDDQIYGDYFTNLLNFFLEDNQSQGNPAPTTENTPNAKTEKKTKDTVIPKNLLNPPQPISKININQPVDNDGNTIFHWACSMANYAMIEFLINSFPNIINSTLKNNNGETPLMFLIKFSNSYQLKNFPNLLDLLFDSILSVDIYNKTVLHHIALSVIPPQNMVESSFNGNDESQLNNYLKNKERIARYYIEQLFTKIIEFQDFNNNDTSANELIRKFINHQDSDGNTAFHLIAYNLNKKLIKVFISYHEFIEFGKKNLVNYSVEEYLASHNYILKLENDQDDSQDSKAQHLISDKATNSESFESQLYYSKMTVNLTNTTSNLITEKLTELQFSIDKELNEKDEKLLKLITTNSKFQAMKVAQQKLILKIFKLDYLIKDIGVDLQVLDLKRDRIIQDEISRFLNDLTFQVLQKKEKLDKKVHIFKTTYSKTTRLRLTKSEAAEVEATNGPEDKFQLSVALQQEIIKSNKLLAEFYKLQPKVPVFNKDDFKENGGISTTSNFPSDDKLNKYCKLISLCCGMDIADVESSIDSIEQSLMKSMNSK